TGGCTTCTGGCCGCGGGCATGGTGGAACCTCCTAACGGTGAGGAACGGTGGGCGAGCCTGAACCTCAGGCCGTGGACGAGGACCGGGTCGGGGAGCGCGTGCTTCGCAGCAGCAGCAACAGCACGCCGCTCACCACCCAGACATCGGCGAGGTTGAAGACCGGAAAGTCCCCCTGCCCCAGCGCGCGGGTGACCGCCGAGAGGGTGTGCGACGCGAGCGTATCCACGACCTTGCCCAGCCGCCACCCGTCGAGCGAGTTGCTGAGCGCCCCCCCGGCAATCAGGGTGAGGGCCACACCCGTTAGGGGCGGAACGGCGCGGCGGGAGAGGTACACGAGCAGCGCCACGCCCACCACCAGCCGCAGCGCGGCGAGGGGCAGCGCCGCCCCCGCGAACAGGCTCCAGGCCGCCCCCGTGTTGTAGATCAGCCCCAGACTCAGCACCCCGGGGAGGACCTCGCGGAACTCGCCGAGTGTGAATTCCCGCACGGCCCACGCCTTGAGGCTCTGGTCCAGCAGCAGGCACGCGAGCACCCCGGCGATCACCGCCGGTCGGGGCCACACCACCCCCGCCCGCCTCAGCGCCACAGCACCCACCCCAGGATGGCGAGGCCCGCGAGCACGCGGTACACCGCGAAGCCCCGGAAGTTGTGCCGGGAGACGTAGCGCAGCAGCCAGCTCACCGCGAGCAGCGCCGTCACGAACGACACCGCCAGCCCAACGGCGAGGGGGCCGAGTTGCGCTGCCCCCAGGGCGTCGCGCCCCTTCAGCAGGGCGTACAGCGTCGCCAGGCCCAGGGTCGGAATCGACAGGTAGAACGAGAACGCGGTCGCGGTGGGCCGGTCGAGCCCGGTCAGCAGGCCGCCGATGATGCTCGACGCGCTGCGCGAGACGCCGGGCACCAGGGCGAGGCACTGGGCGCAGCCCACGACGAGGGCCTGGCGCCGACTCACTTGGGTCAGGCCCCTCGTGGTGGCTGCCACAGGCCGCCCCTCGATCACCCACAACACGATCCCGCCGATGATCAGGGAGATCGCCACCGTGACCGGCGAGAAGAGGTAGCGCGTGATCAGGTCGCTGAACAGGAAGCCCAGGATGGCCGCCGGGAGGAAGGCCAGGGCCACGCCCAGCCACAACCGGCGGGCGTCCGGGCTGACCGGCAGGGCGCGCGCCTGGCCGAGCAGGTCGCGCCCGTAGTACGCGATGACGGCCAGCACCGCCCCGAGCTGGATGACGATCTCGAAGGTGCCGCCCGAGTCGCGGAACTTCAGCAGGTCGGCGGCGACAATCAGGTGGCCGGTGGAGGACACCGGCAGGAACTCGGTGATGCCCTCGACGAGGCCCAGCAGGGCCGCAGAGATGGAGGTGTTCAAAAGCGGGGTCCTTGAGAAGCAGGGGTGGGACGGGAAACCCCGGGGGGGAGCGTCCTCACATGGCTTTGGCGTGCTCCAGCACGTCCGCGATCAGCCGCGTGACGCCGTCGTTCGCCAGTCGGTAGTAGGCGATGCGGCCCACCTTCCGGAAGGTCACCAGGCCCAGCGCGCGCAGGTGGCGGAGCTGGTGACTCATGGTGGACTCGTTGATGCCCGCGATCACCGCCAGGTCGCACACGCACAGTTCCTCCAGCGCGAGCGCGGAGAGGATGCGCAACCGGGTGGGGTCGGAGACCACCTTGGTCAGGGTGGTCGCGCGCTCGATGAGGGCCTCGTCCGGCAGGCCCGCCGCCGCGCGGGCCACGGCCTCGGGGTGCACGCAGTGGACTTCGCAGTCGGCCGCACGATCGGTCTTGACGTCGGGAAGGGAGGAAGTCATGCCCCATTGTCGCTCAGGGCGGCTTCCAGCAGGGGGCGCTGGTCCTCAAAGGTGCCGTAAAAGGCCCGCTCACCGATGACGGTCACGGGGGCGACGCGGACGTTCGCCCGCGCCTGCATCTCCGCCAAGGCCGCCGGGTCCTCGCGGACGTTCTTCTCGATATAGATGACCCGCCGCGCCGTGAGAAAGCGCTTGACGGCCTCGCACGACGAGCAGTTGGGGACGGTGTAGACGATCACGGTCGGGAGCATGAGACACCTCGGCAGGAAAGGAAGCGAAGGAGCGTGGAGGGCGGGTCCGGCCTCAAGCCTCCGACCGGGCCGTTTCCGCAGCCTCGGCCGCCTCGGACAGGATTTCCCGACCTCCGTTGGCCGCGATGGCCGACACGATCACGCCGAGCACCAGGTCCGGCAGATTCGAATCCAACCACAACACCAGCGCGCCGGACAGCACGACGGCCAGGTTCACCAGCGAGTCGTTGCTGGTGAAGATGGCCGACGCCTTGAAATTGACGTCCTCGCCCTGGTGGCGCCTGAGGAGGTGCAAGCAGACCAGGTTCAGCCCCGCGTTGACGGCGGCCATGACCATCATCGCGGGGCCGACCGGCTCTTCACCCCCGAAGAACCGGCGCAGCACCTCCACGAACAGCAGCACCGCGAGGCCGATCAGGAGCCAGCCGGACAGGCGGGCGGCGCGCACCTTGATGGTGGCGGCGCGGCCCACCGCGTAGAGGCTGACGCCGTAGACAGACGCGTCGGCCAGGTTGTCGAGGGCTGCGCCGATCAGGGCGGTGGAGGACGCCCACACGCCGACCCCTGCGCCCGCCAGGGATTGCCCGAGGTTGATCAGCAGCACCAGCCACAGGATGCGGCGGTCGGCCGCCTGGCTGGCGTCGAGATGGTGTGCGTCGTCGTCTGTCCGGGAGTCGCTCACTGGCGTCCACCTTTCTGATGGCAGCCGCTGACGGTGAAGGCGCTGTGGGTTCCGAAGGTCAGGCCTGAACCGGGGAGGAGGTTCGTGGTTGGTCGTGGGTGCGACCGCGAGGGCCGCGGTGGGCAACTGCTCACGCGCCGGGCTTGAAGCGCAGCAGGCGCAAGGCATTGGCGGTCACGAGCACAGTCGCGCCGGTGTCGCTGAGGATCGCGGGCCACAGACCGGTGATGCCCAGCAGCGTGGTGACCAGGAAGATGGCCTTGAGGCCCAGCGCGAAGGCGACATTCTGGCGAATGTTGGTCATCACGGCGCGGGAAAGCTGCACCAGCTCCGCGACTCCCGTGACGGAGTGACGCAGCAGGGCGGCGTCGGCGGTTTCCAGGGCCACGTCCGTGCCGCCCCCCATCGCAATGCCCACGTCGGACTGGGCCAGTGCGGGGGCGTCATTGATCCCGTCGCCGACCATCGCCACCTTGCCGCCCTGCTTGAGGGCGGCGATCCGCCGGAGCTTGTCCTCGGGCAGCAACTCCGCCTCCACGTCCAGGCCCAGGTCCCGCGCGATGGCGTTCCCCGTGCGGGCGTTGTCCCCGGTCAGCATCAACGAGCGCACGCCCAGCCCCTTGAGCGTGGCGACGGCCTCGCGCGCGTCGGGACGCGGCTCATCCCGGATGGCGATCAGGCCCAGCGGCCCGTGCCCGTTCAGCAGCACCACCACCGTCTTGCCCTGACCCTCCAGGGCCTCGATCCGCGACCGCACCTCCGGGGTGAGCCCCGTGCGCTCCTGCGCGTACCGGGGCGACCCGACCGCCAGGTCCTCGCCGTCCACGACGGCCGTCACGGCCTTGCCCGAGATCGCCCGGGCCTGCCGGGGCGTGGGCACCGCCAACCCCTGGGCACGCTCCACGATGGCCTTGGCGAGCGGGTGCGCCGAGCCCGTCTCCACGGCGGCGGCCAGGCGCAGCACGTTCGCCTCGTCCCCGAACAGCGGAATCACGTCGGTCACCTGCGGCTTGTTCTCGGTCAGGGTGCCCGTCTTGTCGAAGGCGACCGTCGAGACGCCCCCGATGGTCTCCAGCGCCGCGCCCCCCTTGATGAGCAGGCCGCGCCGGGCGCCCGCCGAGATCCCGCTGGTGACGGCCGCGGGCACGGAGAGCACCAGGGCGCAGGGACAGGCGATGAGGAGCAGGGCCAC
This is a stretch of genomic DNA from Deinococcus aerius. It encodes these proteins:
- the lspA gene encoding signal peptidase II; translation: MALRRAGVVWPRPAVIAGVLACLLLDQSLKAWAVREFTLGEFREVLPGVLSLGLIYNTGAAWSLFAGAALPLAALRLVVGVALLVYLSRRAVPPLTGVALTLIAGGALSNSLDGWRLGKVVDTLASHTLSAVTRALGQGDFPVFNLADVWVVSGVLLLLLRSTRSPTRSSSTA
- a CDS encoding undecaprenyl-diphosphate phosphatase, which gives rise to MNTSISAALLGLVEGITEFLPVSSTGHLIVAADLLKFRDSGGTFEIVIQLGAVLAVIAYYGRDLLGQARALPVSPDARRLWLGVALAFLPAAILGFLFSDLITRYLFSPVTVAISLIIGGIVLWVIEGRPVAATTRGLTQVSRRQALVVGCAQCLALVPGVSRSASSIIGGLLTGLDRPTATAFSFYLSIPTLGLATLYALLKGRDALGAAQLGPLAVGLAVSFVTALLAVSWLLRYVSRHNFRGFAVYRVLAGLAILGWVLWR
- a CDS encoding ArsR/SmtB family transcription factor, with the protein product MTSSLPDVKTDRAADCEVHCVHPEAVARAAAGLPDEALIERATTLTKVVSDPTRLRILSALALEELCVCDLAVIAGINESTMSHQLRHLRALGLVTFRKVGRIAYYRLANDGVTRLIADVLEHAKAM
- a CDS encoding glutaredoxin family protein, which produces MLPTVIVYTVPNCSSCEAVKRFLTARRVIYIEKNVREDPAALAEMQARANVRVAPVTVIGERAFYGTFEDQRPLLEAALSDNGA
- a CDS encoding cation transporter, with protein sequence MSDSRTDDDAHHLDASQAADRRILWLVLLINLGQSLAGAGVGVWASSTALIGAALDNLADASVYGVSLYAVGRAATIKVRAARLSGWLLIGLAVLLFVEVLRRFFGGEEPVGPAMMVMAAVNAGLNLVCLHLLRRHQGEDVNFKASAIFTSNDSLVNLAVVLSGALVLWLDSNLPDLVLGVIVSAIAANGGREILSEAAEAAETARSEA